A window from Saccharomyces cerevisiae S288C chromosome XIII, complete sequence encodes these proteins:
- the GAL80 gene encoding transcription regulator GAL80 (Transcriptional regulator involved in the repression of GAL genes; involved in the repression of GAL genes in the absence of galactose; inhibits transcriptional activation by Gal4p; inhibition relieved by Gal3p or Gal1p binding) → MDYNKRSSVSTVPNAAPIRVGFVGLNAAKGWAIKTHYPAILQLSSQFQITALYSPKIETSIATIQRLKLSNATAFPTLESFASSSTIDMIVIAIQVASHYEVVMPLLEFSKNNPNLKYLFVEWALACSLDQAESIYKAAAERGVQTIISLQGRKSPYILRAKELISQGYIGDINSIEIAGNGGWYGYERPVKSPKYIYEIGNGVDLVTTTFGHTIDILQYMTSSYFSRINAMVFNNIPEQELIDERGNRLGQRVPKTVPDHLLFQGTLLNGNVPVSCSFKGGKPTKKFTKNLVIDIHGTKGDLKLEGDAGFAEISNLVLYYSGTRANDFPLANGQQAPLDPGYDAGKEIMEVYHLRNYNAIVGNIHRLYQSISDFHFNTKKIPELPSQFVMQGFDFEGFPTLMDALILHRLIESVYKSNMMGSTLNVSNISHYSL, encoded by the coding sequence ATGGACTACAACAAGAGATCTTCGGTCTCAACCGTGCCTAATGCAGCTCCCATAAGAGTCGGATTCGTCGGTCTCAACGCAGCCAAAGGATGGGCAATCAAGACACATTACCCCGCCATACTGCAACTATCGTCACAATTTCAAATCACTGCCTTATACAGTCCAAAAATTGAGACTTCTATTGCCACCATTCAGCGTCTAAAATTGAGTAATGCCACTGCTTTTCCCACTTTAGAGTCATTTGCATCATCTTCCACTATAGATATGATAGTGATAGCTATCCAAGTGGCCAGCCATTATGAAGTTGTTATGCCTCTCTTGGAATTCTCCAAAAATAATCCGAACCTCAAGTATCTTTTCGTAGAATGGGCCCTTGCATGTTCACTAGATCAAGCCGAATCCATTTATAAGGCTGCTGCTGAACGTGGGGTTCAAACCATCATCTCTTTACAAGGTCGTAAATCACCATATATTTTGAGAGCAAAAGAATTAATATCTCAAGGCTATATCGGCGACATTAATTCGATCGAGATTGCTGGAAATGGCGGTTGGTACGGCTACGAAAGGCCTGTTAAATCACCAAAATACATCTATGAAATCGGGAACGGTGTAGATCTGGTAACCACAACATTTGGTCACACAATCGATATTTTACAATACATGACAAGTTCGTACTTTTCCAGGATAAATGCAATGgttttcaataatattcCAGAGCAAGAGCTGATAGATGAGCGTGGTAACCGATTGGGCCAGCGAGTCCCAAAGACAGTACCGGATCATCTTTTATTCCAAGGCACATTGTTAAATGGCAATGTTCCAGTGTCATGCAGTTTCAAAGGTGGCAAAcctaccaaaaaatttaccaaaaatttgGTCATTGACATTCACGGTACCAAGGGAGATTTGAAACTTGAAGGCGATGCCGGCTTCgcagaaatttcaaatctgGTCCTTTACTACAGTGGAACTAGAGCAAACGACTTCCCGCTAGCCAATGGACAACAAGCTCCTTTAGACCCGGGGTATGATGCAGGTAAAGAAATCATGGAAGTATATCATTTACGAAATTATAATGCCATTGTGGGTAATATTCATCGACTGTATCAATCTATCTCTGACTTCCACTTcaatacaaagaaaattcctGAATTACCCTCACAATTTGTAATGCAAGGTTTCGATTTCGAAGGCTTTCCCACCTTGATGGATGCTCTGATATTACACAGGTTAATCGAGAGCGTT
- a CDS encoding uncharacterized protein (hypothetical protein), whose amino-acid sequence MIPFPAQHEIFHAYIGRITPHSSRCIANMWHSAHFFHENSLSIMKTLVPWTL is encoded by the coding sequence ATGATTCCCTTTCCTGCACAACACGAGATCTTTCACGCATACATCGGAAGGATCACCCCCCACTCAAGTCGTTGCATTGCTAACATGTGGCATTCtgcccatttttttcacgaAAATTCTCTCTCTATAATGAAGACCCTTGTGCCCTGGACTCTGTAA
- a CDS encoding uncharacterized protein (hypothetical protein; green fluorescent protein (GFP)-fusion protein localizes to the cytoplasm and the nucleus; overexpression causes a cell cycle delay or arrest; YML053C is not an essential gene) translates to MLSYYEHNTAFQTNNCNSGSNAATTYNSDANNDTIMNKRKNDHFEFDTHTFYQRSKRTKRDSVSTKFSVGSGCANLNNNNNNIIINNNNNNNNNNNNHNHNNSNNTATYNNIHYKKNIEICPLKPVSMHHTMNSRLLNESEFYSETEEYMIHGYFGNTNRDITGTSPTGSASIIQHQYHLLPSQSIIASQAPGTAMAALTNNNIANDYMDID, encoded by the coding sequence ATGCTCTCATACTATGAACACAATACTGCGTTCCAAACAAACAATTGCAATTCCGGTAGCAATGCCGCCACTACATACAACAGCGACGCCAATAATGATACGATCAtgaataaaagaaaaaatgaccATTTCGAGTTTGATACACACACTTTCTACCAAAGATCGAAGAGAACAAAACGAGATTCTGTAAGTACAAAGTTTTCGGTCGGTTCCGGGTGTGCTAATCttaataacaacaacaacaacatcatcatcaacaacaacaacaacaacaataataataataataaccaTAATCATAATAACAGCAATAATACTGCAACCTACaataatattcattataaaaaaaatatcgaAATATGTCCCCTGAAACCGGTTAGTATGCACCACACTATGAACAGCCGCTTACTGAACGAATCTGAATTTTATTCTGAAACAGAAGAGTACATGATTCATGGTTATTTCGGTAACACTAATCGCGACATAACAGGCACGAGTCCTACTGGAAGTGCTAGTATTATACAACACCAGTATCATCTTCTACCATCCCAAAGTATAATTGCATCACAAGCACCCGGTACTGCCATGGCCGCGTTGACTAACAACAATATCGCTAACGATTACATGGATATAGattaa
- the CYB2 gene encoding L-lactate dehydrogenase (cytochrome) (Cytochrome b2 (L-lactate cytochrome-c oxidoreductase); component of the mitochondrial intermembrane space, required for lactate utilization; expression is repressed by glucose and anaerobic conditions), with product MLKYKPLLKISKNCEAAILRASKTRLNTIRAYGSTVPKSKSFEQDSRKRTQSWTALRVGAILAATSSVAYLNWHNGQIDNEPKLDMNKQKISPAEVAKHNKPDDCWVVINGYVYDLTRFLPNHPGGQDVIKFNAGKDVTAIFEPLHAPNVIDKYIAPEKKLGPLQGSMPPELVCPPYAPGETKEDIARKEQLKSLLPPLDNIINLYDFEYLASQTLTKQAWAYYSSGANDEVTHRENHNAYHRIFFKPKILVDVRKVDISTDMLGSHVDVPFYVSATALCKLGNPLEGEKDVARGCGQGVTKVPQMISTLASCSPEEIIEAAPSDKQIQWYQLYVNSDRKITDDLVKNVEKLGVKALFVTVDAPSLGQREKDMKLKFSNTKAGPKAMKKTNVEESQGASRALSKFIDPSLTWKDIEELKKKTKLPIVIKGVQRTEDVIKAAEIGVSGVVLSNHGGRQLDFSRAPIEVLAETMPILEQRNLKDKLEVFVDGGVRRGTDVLKALCLGAKGVGLGRPFLYANSCYGRNGVEKAIEILRDEIEMSMRLLGVTSIAELKPDLLDLSTLKARTVGVPNDVLYNEVYEGPTLTEFEDA from the coding sequence ATGCTAAAATACAAACCTTTACTAAAAATCTCGAAGAACTGTGAGGCTGCTATCCTCAGAGCGTCTAAGACTAGATTGAACACAATCCGCGCGTACGGTTCTACCGTTCCAAAATCCAAGTCGTTCGAACAAGACTCAAGAAAACGCACACAGTCATGGACTGCCTTGAGAGTCGGTGCAATTCTAGCCGCTACTAGTTCCGTGGCGTATCTAAACTGGCATAATGGCCAAATAGACAACGAGCCGAAACTGGATAtgaataaacaaaagatttcGCCCGCTGAAGTTGCCAAGCATAACAAGCCCGATGATTGTTGGGTTGTGATCAATGGTTACGTATACGACTTAACGCGATTCCTACCAAATCATCCAGGTGGGCAGGATGTTATCAAGTTTAACGCCGGGAAAGATGTCACTGCTATTTTTGAACCACTACATGCTCCTAATGTCATCGATAAGTATATAGCTCCCGAGAAAAAATTGGGTCCCCTTCAAGGATCCATGCCTCCTGAACTTGTCTGTCCTCCTTATGCTCCTGGTGAAACTAAGGAAGATATCGCTAGAAAAGAACAACTAAAATCGCTGCTACCTCCTCTagataatattattaacCTTTACGACTTTGAATACTTGGCCTCTCAAACTTTGACTAAACAAGCGTGGGCCTACTATTCCTCCGGTGCTAACGACGAAGTTACTCACAGAGAAAACCATAATGCTTATCATaggatttttttcaaaccaAAGATCCTTGTAGATGTACGCAAAGTAGACATTTCAACTGACATGTTGGGTTCTCATGTGGATGTTCCCTTCTACGTGTCTGCTACAGCTTTGTGTAAACTGGGAAACCCCTTAGAAGGTGAAAAAGATGTCGCCAGAGGTTGTGGCCAAGGTGTGACAAAAGTCCCACAAATGATATCTACTTTGGCTTCATGTTCCCCTGAGGAAATTATTGAAGCAGCACCCTCTGATAAACAAATTCAATGGTACCAACTATATGTTAACTCTGATAGAAAGATCACTGATGATTTGGTTAAAAATGTAGAAAAGCTGGGTGTAAAGGCATTATTTGTCACTGTGGATGCTCCAAGTTTAGGtcaaagagaaaaagatatGAAGCTGAAATTTTCCAATACAAAGGCTGGTCCAAAAGCGATGAAGAAAACTAATGTAGAAGAATCTCAAGGTGCTTCGAGAGCGTTATCAAAGTTTATTGACCCCTCTTTGACTTGGAAAGATATAGAagagttgaagaaaaagacaaaacTACCTATTGTTATCAAAGGTGTTCAACGTACCGAAGATGTTATCAAAGCAGCAGAAATCGGTGTAAGTGGGGTGGTTCTATCCAATCATGGTGGTAGACAATTAGATTTTTCAAGGGCTCCCATTGAAGTCCTGGCTGAAACCATGCCAATCCTGGAACAACGTAACTTGAAGGATAAGTTGGAAGTTTTCGTGGACGGTGGTGTTCGTCGTGGTACAGATGTCTTGAAAGCGTTATGTCTAGGTGCTAAAGGTGTTGGTTTGGGTAGACCATTCTTGTATGCGAACTCATGCTATGGTCGTAATGGTGTTGAAAAAGCCATTGAAATTTTAAgagatgaaattgaaatgTCTATGAGACTATTAGGTGTTACTAGCATTGCGGAATTGAAGCCTGATCTTTTAGATCTATCAACACTAAAGGCAAGAACAGTTGGAGTACCAAACGACGTGCTGTATAATGAAGTTTATGAGGGACCTACTTTAACAGAATTTGAGGATGCATGA
- the SUR7 gene encoding Sur7p (Plasma membrane protein, component of eisosomes; long-lived protein that remains stable in eisosomes of mother cells while other eisosome proteins, Pil1p and Lsp1p, turn over; may function to anchor the eisosome in place; sporulation and plasma membrane sphingolipid content are altered in mutants; localizes to furrow-like invaginations (MCC patches)), which produces MVKVWNIVLRLVVLLFLAGNTLLLILMIISGATDHYPVNRFYWVQGNTTGIPNAGDETRWTFWGACLQDKDGSDTCTSNLAPAYPISPVDNFNTHINVPHQFISKRDAFYYLTRFSFCFFWIALAFVGVSFILYVLTWCSKMLSEMVLILMSFGFVFNTAAVVLQTAASAMAKNAFHDDHRSAQLGASMMGMAWASVFLCIVEFILLVFWSVRARLASTYSIDNSRYRTSSRWNPFHREKEQATDPILTATGPEDMQQSASIVGPSSNANPVTATAATENQPKGINFFTIRKSHERPDDVSV; this is translated from the coding sequence ATGGTTAAGGTCTGGAATATAGTACTACGTCTGGTAGTGTTGCTGTTTTTAGCAGGTAATACCTTGCTGTTAATTTTGATGATTATATCTGGTGCCACGGACCATTACCCCGTGAACAGATTCTATTGGGTGCAGGGCAATACAACAGGCATACCTAATGCTGGGGATGAAACACGTTGGACGTTTTGGGGCGCCTGTCTACAGGATAAAGACGGGTCGGATACCTGCACAAGCAATTTGGCACCTGCATACCCCATTTCCCCAGTAGATAACTTCAACACACACATCAATGTCCCTCACCAGTTTATTTCCAAAAGAGACGCTTTTTACTACCTGACTagattttcattttgtttcttttggatTGCGCTTGCCTTTGTAGGTGTGTCGTTTATCCTTTACGTTTTGACTTGGTGCTCGAAGATGCTTTCAGAGATGGTGCTTATCCTCATGTCTTTTGGGTTTGTCTTCAATACGGCAGCCGTTGTCTTGCAAACGGCCGCCTCTGCCATGGCAAAGAATGCTTTCCATGACGATCATCGTAGTGCCCAATTGGGTGCCTCTATGATGGGTATGGCTTGGGCAAGTGTCTTTTTATGTATCGTGGAATTTATCCTGCTGGTCTTCTGGTCTGTTAGGGCAAGGTTGGCCTCTACTTACTCCATCGACAATTCAAGATACAGAACCTCCTCCAGATGGAATCCCTTCCATAGAGAGAAGGAGCAAGCAACTGACCCAATATTGACTGCCACTGGACCTGAAGACATGCAACAAAGTGCAAGCATAGTGGGGCCTTCTTCCAATGCTAATCCGGTCACTGCCACTGCTGCTACGGAAAACCAACCTAAAGGTATTAACTTCTTCACTATAAGAAAATCACACGAGCGCCCGGACGATGTCTCTGTTTAA